One Coffea arabica cultivar ET-39 chromosome 5e, Coffea Arabica ET-39 HiFi, whole genome shotgun sequence DNA segment encodes these proteins:
- the LOC113743791 gene encoding uncharacterized protein, with product MVREAFRLLRPGGTFAITDNSPKSKILQELSPVLFMLMKSTEPFLDEYYLTDLERVMREAGFINVNTVLTDPRHRTVTATVPY from the exons ATGGTGAGAGAAGCATTTCGACTGCTTCGACCTGGAGGAACTTTTGCAATCACAGACAACTCG CCAAAATCAAAGATTCTTCAG GAATTATCACCGGTGCTATTTATGCTAATGAAGAGTACTGAACCATTCCTGGATGAGTATTATTTGACAGATCTTGAAAGAGTAATGAGAGAAGCAGGCTTTATCAATGTAAATACAGTTCTCACGGATCCAAGGCACAGGACAGTGACTGCAACTGTGCCTTACTAG
- the LOC113687558 gene encoding disease resistance protein RGA2-like encodes MFGKVFTAFLGESYTHPFFNTFAKLSLAAKNIVQLFNFNQSTSPSSVKEFPLKMAEAALSCVSVILNKILPLAADEISRAWGVKKDLQKLSKKVEMMEALISDAKCKQSTSKAVQLWLKRLQSIARDAEIVLDDFGYEVLRQKVENRKCDKVRNFFSSSNPISFRLEMANKIKNVSASLEEAYREANQIGIHPVQLTMASADHKEDRLTVPFVDESEMVGREVEVSRVVSMLISSDHKKKLPVISIVGMGGQGKTTLAQLVLKNENVTKHFDKKIWVCVSDDFKVERLLNEMLQSLGEKNVETTNREALVTRLQENLNGKSYLLVLDDNWNDNREKWDGMRSCLLEIGGAPGSKILATTRSDEVASSMQTSDLHHLDILSDDHSWMLFEKLAFADGGAKKTQDLVDIGRRILKRCGGVPLAIKVIGGLLYSKKNASEWLTIEKSEIWNESTNIANGVISVLKLSYENLPSWSVKQCFASCSIFPKDAEMEKQSLIQIWMAQGLINDAKGGGGHLQMEDIGSEYFNVLLRSSLLQAGYKNFFNEIVFCRMHDLVHDLSLQVSNNRFFNTEDDMEVSHHDEVMHLTIIGSQRKVLKNIEGIPPNLQMLYYLGGDGIMFKDILERSRYLSVLKVDGWHVTHLPNSVGNMKHLRHLDIRRTGITALPDSITKLYNLMTLKVLYLEEIPKKFSNLINLRHLEFLEIHLDRCLFPGIGQLANLRTLPHFVVSQDKGCQLEELEHLRNLGGELEIFGLENVSSFESAAKAKLSKKSSIQGLRLSWNGTKEDCDDNNINSVMEGLQPHPGLKSLAINGFEGSRYPSWMVAKDHLMVLLRNLVDIELRGLGKCEQVPPLGDLPCLESLEMTSLHNVKRIGAEFYGLLTHLDINARTSASCSSSSREAKPITLFPKLSRFVLEDMGSLGEWSDAMVPSDSSSSIKVFPNLRYLRICRVPKLAALPDMENLTSLVQLSIQRCGSLACLSNLNSLTSLESLYLDDCPALESLCLKSLTSLAKLKIWGCGSLACLSNLNSLTSLESLILSDCPALLDASLDMKNPQSLSELTILECDKMNPSLSNNLEKFTSLEELRIRSRDPGCWAKGLHHLANLRSLVLGGFSDDLDHFPWPDSIINVASDDAKDSTMQRLISLERLELCGWPKITSLPDQIQHLSTLRTLEIWKFEGLEVLPEWMGSLRNLGQLGIADCSNLRQLPSAEAIRHLTNLNYLWINSCPLLAKRCTNGSGAEWPKIAHIPRVEIH; translated from the coding sequence ATGTTCGGCAAAGTTTTCACAGCCTTTCTCGGGGAATCTTATACACATCCCTTCTTTAACACATTTGCAAAGTTATCTCTGGCTGCAAAAAATATAGTTCAACTATTCAACTTCAACCAAAGCACTTCACCTTCATCTGTTAAAGAGTTTCCCTTGAAGATGGCTGAAGCTGCACTCAGTTGTGTTAGTGTGATCTTGAATAAGATACTTCCACTTGCTGCCGACGAGATCAGCCGGGCATGGGGTGTAAAAAAAGACCTTCAGAAGCTCTCCAAGAAAGTAGAGATGATGGAAGCTCTGATTTCTGATGCTAAATGCAAGCAATCAACAAGCAAAGCGGTGCAGCTCTGGCTCAAAAGGCTCCAGTCCATAGCACGTGATGCTGAGATCGTGTTGGATGACTTCGGATATGAAGTTCTGCGGCAGAAGGTTGAGAATCGGAAGTGCGACAAGGTACGCAActtcttttcttcctcaaatccTATTTCCTTTCGTCTAGAGATGGCTAACAAGATCAAGAATGTTAGCGCATCTCTAGAGGAAGCTTACAGAGAAGCAAATCAAATAGGGATTCATCCAGTTCAGCTAACCATGGCATCTGCTGATCACAAAGAGGATCGGTTGACTGTTCCTTTTGTGGACGAGTCAGAAATGGTGGGAAGGGAAGTTGAGGTATCTCGAGTTGTAAGCATGTTAATTAGCTCAGACCATAAGAAGAAATTGCCCGTCATCTCAATAGTTGGGATGGGTGGCCAGGGTAAAACAACCCTTGCACAGCTGGTGCTAAAAAATGAGAATGTAACAAAgcattttgataaaaaaatatgGGTTTGCGTCTCTGATGATTTTAAAGTTGAGAGGCTGCTGAATGAGATGCTTCAATCCCTCGGGGAAAAGAATGTTGAGACGACAAATAGGGAAGCATTGGTGACGAGGCTTCAAGAAAATCTGAATGGAAAAAGTTACTTGCTTGTGCTCGATGATAATTGGAATGACAATCGAGAGAAATGGGATGGCATGAGGAGCTGTTTGCTCGAAATAGGAGGTGCTCCAGGAAGCAAAATATTGGCTACCACACGTAGCGATGAGGTAGCCTCATCAATGCAAACATCTGATTTGCATCATCTAGACATTCTCTCAGATGATCATAGCTGGATGTTGTTTGAAAAACTAGCTTTTGCAGACGGTGGTGCAAAAAAGACTCAAGATCTGGTGGACATTGGCAGAAGGATACTGAAAAGGTGCGGCGGCGTGCCATTAGCGATCAAAGTGATTGGGGGTTTGTTGTATTCCAAAAAGAATGCCTCGGAATGGTTGACGATCGAGAAGAGTGAAATATGGAACGAGTCGACCAATATTGCAAATGGAGTCATTTCTGTCCTGAAGCTGAGTTACGAGAACTTACCTTCATGGTCAGTGAAACAATGCTTTGCAAGTTGTTCCATTTTCCCGAAGGATGCTGAGATGGAAAAACAAAGCTTGATACAGATTTGGATGGCCCAGGGATTGATTAATGATGCCAAGGGAGGAGGAGGTCATTTGCAAATGGAGGATATAGGCAGTGAGTATTTCAACGTATTGCTTCGGAGTTCTTTGTTGCAAGCtggttataagaatttctttaaTGAAATCGTGTTCTGCCGGATGCACGACCTTGTGCATGATCTTTCACTGCAAGTGTCAAATAATCGTTTCTTCAATACAGAGGATGACATGGAAGTCAGTCATCATGATGAAGTTATGCATTTGACCATCATTGGGAGTCAAAGGAAGGTGTTAAAGAATATCGAAGGGATTCCTCCAAATTTGCAAATGCTTTATTATCTTGGGGGTGATGGTATTATGTTCAAAGATATCTTGGAAAGGTCTAGATACCTTTCTGTATTAAAAGTAGACGGCTGGCATGTTACTCATCTCCCGAATTCAGTGGGTAATATGAAACATTTAAGACATCTTGATATCAGGCGAACTGGGATCACCGCTCTGCCAGATTCGATCACAAAGCTCTACAATTTGATGACCTTGAAAGTACTTTACTTGGAAGAGATACCTAAGAAGTTCAGCAATTTAATTAACTTGAGGCATCTTGAGTTTTTGGAGATTCATTTGGACCGATGTTTATTCCCGGGAATTGGGCAGTTGGCTAATCTTCGGACGTTGCCCCACTTCGTGGTAAGCCAAGACAAGGGATGTCAACTTGAGGAGTTGGAACACTTGCGCAACCTCGGAGGCGAGTTAGAAATATTTGGACTCGAAAATGTAAGCAGCTTTGAATCAGCAGCAAAAGCAAAGTTGTCCAAAAAATCAAGCATTCAAGGTTTAAGACTTTCATGGAATGGCACGAAAGAAGATTGCGACGACAACAATATCAACAGTGTCATGGAAGGTCTCCAACCTCACCCAGGCTTGAAAAGTTTAGCCATTAATGGTTTCGAAGGTTCAAGGTATCCGTCGTGGATGGTGGCAAAGGATCACTTGATGGTGCTCCTTCGGAATCTGGTAGACATCGAGTTGAGAGGATTGGGTAAGTGTGAACAAGTACCACCACTAGGGGACTTGCCTTGTCTCGAGTCCTTAGAGATGACCTCCTTACACAATGTGAAGCGCATTGGAGCTGAATTCTATGGTCTCCTTACACATCTCGATATTAATGCAAGGACCAGCGCTTCTTGTAGCAGCAGTAGCAGAGAGGCGAAACCAATCACTCTGTTTCCTAAACTGTCGCGTTTTGTTTTGGAGGACATGGGAAGTCTAGGGGAATGGTCAGATGCAATGGTTCCCTCGGATTCTTCTTCATCAATTAAGGTATTCCCTAATCTCCGGTACTTGAGAATCTGTAGGGTCCCCAAGTTGGCTGCTTTACCAGATATGGAGAACTTGACATCTCTTGTGCAGTTGAGCATACAGAGATGCGGAAGTTTAGCTTGCCTAAGTAATTTGAATAGCCTTACATCTCTCGAATCCTTATATTTAGATGACTGCCCTGCTCTTGAATCCTTATGCTTGAAGAGCTTGACATCTCTTGCGAAGTTAAAGATATGGGGATGCGGAAGTTTGGCTTGCCTAAGTAATTTGAATAGCCTTACATCTCTCGAATCCTTAATCTTAAGTGACTGCCCTGCTTTATTAGATGCTTCTCTAGATATGAAAAACCCCCAATCCCTAAGTGAATTAACCATCTTAGAATGTGATAAGATGAATCCTTCATTGAGTAATAATCTTGAGAAGTTCACATCGCTCGAGGAGTTGAGGATCCGTTCTCGTGACCCTGGTTGCTGGGCAAAGGGTCTACACCATCTAGCCAACCTCAGATCGTTGGTACTCGGTGGCTTCTCTGATGACCTTGATCATTTCCCGTGGCCAGACTCCATCATCAATGTTGCCAGCGATGATGCCAAGGATTCTACAATGCAGCGTCTTATCTCTCTGGAGCGTCTTGAATTGTGTGGATGGCCAAAAATCACGTCTCTCCCAGACCAAATTCAGCATCTCTCTACCTTGAGGACGTTAGAGATATGGAAGTTTGAGGGGTTGGAAGTTCTTCCAGAGTGGATGGGTAGCCTTCGGAATCTTGGACAATTGGGGATTGCTGATTGCTCTAACCTCAGACAATTGCCCTCTGCAGAAGCAATACGACACCTCACCAATTTAAATTATCTATGGATCAACAGCTGTCCTCTTTTAGCAAAGAGATGCACCAATGGAAGTGGCGCAGAGTGGCCCAAGATTGCACATATTCCCCGAGTTGAGATCCATTGA
- the LOC113687559 gene encoding uncharacterized protein: MDYLNPFHAYDEGNLSWLIMCIMVDLICFSSNAEAVSGVLTSVEVKHRDFDTFHNEILQQAAAEAEAATMSMMRRAIPYASSLDEANQIVRGNWLNAIEEHHRKYSEDNIVREILDIGCSVGVSTRCLADKFPNARVTGLDLSPYFLAVAQYKEKKSSPRMNPVCWIHANGESTGLPSKSFDILSVAYVVCQKFLTECKHVIDFLLE; the protein is encoded by the exons ATTATCTCAATCCCTTCCATGCATATGATGAGGGCAATCTTTCCTGGCTGATAATGTGCATAATGGTTGATTTAAT TTGCTTCAGTAGTAATGCGGAAGCAGTAAGTGGAGTACTCACTAGTGTCGAGGTAAAGCATAGAGATTTTGATACATTCCATAATGAGATTCTCCAACAGGCTGCGGCTGAGGCAGAGGCTGCAACTATGTCAATGATGAGACGGGCAATACCATATGCTTCTTCATTGGATGAAGCTAATCAAATAGTTCGTGGAAATTGGCTGAATGCAATTGAAGAACACCATCGGAAATATTCAGAAGACAATATTGTCAGAGAAATTCTTGATATCGGATGTTCAGTTGGTGTCAGCACAAGGTGCCTTGCTGATAAATTTCCCAATGCTAGAGTGACT GGCCTGGACCTGTCACCATATTTTCTTGCTGTTGCTcaatataaagaaaagaaaagcagccCAAGAATGAATCCTGTCTGTTGGATCCATGCTAATGGTGAAAGTACAGGCTTGCCTTCCAAATCATTTGACATTCTTtctgttgcttatgtggtatgTCAAAAATTCCTGACAGAATGCAAGCATGTCATAGATTTTCTGTTGGAATGA